A single window of Anopheles moucheti chromosome 2, idAnoMoucSN_F20_07, whole genome shotgun sequence DNA harbors:
- the LOC128310117 gene encoding ras-related protein Rab-30, with protein MEDYKFLFKVVLVGNAGVGKTCLVRRFTQGLFPPGQGATIGVDFMIKTVEVDNQKIKLQIWDTAGQERFRSITQSYYRSASALILVYDISCQPTFDCLPDWLREIQEHANSKVLKILVGNKTDRDDREIPQEVGAEFAKQHGMYFLETSAKQADNVERLFYDIAAVLIEQARTKEFTLRSETSVLTNLSQKTIYHPSCCSIGDRNHARSSSTSDAHYSDSSGPASIGSNSGNFITQQ; from the exons ATGGAAGATTACAAATTTCTGTTCAAAGTCGTCCTGGTGGGCAATGCGGGCGTCGGTAAGACCTGCCTGGTGCGAAGATTCACGCAGGGTCTCTTTCCACCAGGCCAGGGTGCAACGATCGGGGTGGACTTCATGATCAAAACGGTCGAGGTGGACAATCAGAAGATAAAGCTACAAATTTGGGATACGGCCGGGCAGGAACGGTTTCGATCGATCACGCAAAGCTACTATCGATCCGCATCCGCTCTTATACTAG TGTACGACATTAGCTGCCAACCCACGTTCGATTGCTTGCCGGACTGGTTGCGAGAAATCCAGGAGCACGCAAACTCCAAAGTGCTGAAAATCCTTGTCGGCAACAAGACGGACCGGGACGATCGTGAAATACCGCAGGAGGTGGGTGCTGAATTTGCGAAACAACACGGCATGTACTTCCTCGAAACGTCCGCAAAACAGGCGGATAATGTGGAGCGACTGTTCTACGACATTGCGGCCGTACTAATTGAG CAAGCCCGCACGAAAGAGTTTACCTTGCGCAGTGAAACAAGCGTGTTGACGAATCTCTCCCAAAAGACGATCTACCATCCGAGCTGCTGCAGCATCGGCGATCGGAACCATGCCCGTAGCAGTAGCACCAGCGACGCACACTACTCGGACAGTTCCGGTCCGGCTAGCATCGGTAGTAATAGTGGTAATTTTATCACCCAGCAGTAG
- the LOC128310085 gene encoding phosphoribosylformylglycinamidine synthase, with amino-acid sequence MAIVRYYSASALSTAKTNALLESLKAINPRVRSLQTEKCFYVQNNRYKQLPADVNAKLHWILKESDTVDQLSANAGLIAGPSHVLIEIGPRFNFSTASSTNSVGICHNLGLEFIERIEVSTRYLVGLDGPVGKDEMEIVSSLLPSLHDPMTQCQYTERNIPVNDFYETVSRSKEDWYFVPLLEQGRRALEEINVKNGLAFDEWDLEYYTNLFVKVLKRNPTNVELFDCAQCNSEHSRHWFFKGKITVDGKPKKQSLIEMICDTQHHTNPNNTVKFSDNSSAIKGYQYTALRASCFDGPGKFVQRSVQSDLIFTAETHNMPTAVSPFSGATTGTGGRLRDVQSIGRGGLPIAGTAGYCVGMLNIPGQKLPYESEQDYPGSFARPLKVLIEASDGASDYGNKFGEPVICGFAISYGTVQSDGERKEYVKPIMFSGGVGTMDSVLVDKKDPKKGMLLAKIGGPVYRIGVGGGAASSVEVQGDSTNTELDFNAVQRGDAEMENKLNRVVRACIELGDRNPILAIHDQGAGGNCNVLKELVEPGCAGAVIFSKTFQLGDPTISTLELWGAEYQENNAVLLDARDRDLLQRICDRERCPVSFVGQVTGTGYVTLLEGEFDGAAEKFADRTKCTRELSHVPFDMHLDHVLGKMPQKEFLLQHMSERLDEFQLTANVKLADALNLVLSAATVGSKRYLTNKVDRSVTGLIAQQQCVGPLHTPLADFGLVAVSHFAREGIATSIGAQPIKGLVDPAKAARMTVAEALSNLVFVGISELADVKCSGNWMWAAKVPGEGAKLVDACEAMCELMSQLQIAIDGGKDSLSMAARVNGKTVVSPGTLVVSTYAPCPDVTMKVTPDLKAASLGTDTTLLYVAVEGLRFRLGGSVLAQCYGKLGGDCPDVSNAECLKNAFNVTQELLRKRLLLSGHDCSDGGLITALLEMAFAGLTSVEINLEQLLASADASNMEASAIRVLFAEECGWVLEVQQQHASAVLDAFRKATVPCYTVGRGVAVADLHSRQSVTVRVGAKVLLLQDCLFNLFNRWESTSFEIEKLQKAKASAIEEYTGIERRTGPHYNVSFNPDTVYADLKLSATGPKVALIREEGTNGDREMAAALFSAGFEVHDVVMNDLLQGRTTLDRYRGIVFPGGFSYADTLGSAKGWAACIQYNDTIAPQFEQFRQRKDTFSLGVCNGCQLMGLIGWVDTGLAAVPSAASVPEIVLVGNRSEKFESRWVTLRVPASRSIMLRRLAGSVLGCWVAHAEGRFSYRSEATRDRLQMSQCVTLQYVDDAGNPTELYPMNPNGSELGIAGICSPDGRHLAIMPHPERCVQMWQWPYVTMDFPYKNASPWMSMFREAYLWCQQ; translated from the exons ATGGCTATTGTACGGTACTATTCTGCTAGCGCATTGTCCACCGCGAAAACGAACGCACTGCTGGAGTCACTGAAAGCG atcAATCCACGTGTTCGATCGTTACAGACGGAGAAATGTTTCTACGTGCAGAACAATCGATACAAACAGCTGCCGGCCGATGTCAATGCGAAGTTGCACTGGATTCTGAAGGAATCGGATACGGTGGATCAGCTGTCCGCCAACGCTGGACTGATCGCCGGCCCAAGCCATGTGTTGATAGAGATTGGGCCACGATTCAATTTCTCCACCGCCAGCAGTACGAACAGTGTCGGCATCTGTCATAATTTGGGGCTGGAGTTTATCGAGCGTATCGAGGTATCCACCCGGTACTTGGTGGGATTAGACGGACCGGTTGGCAAGGATGAGATGGAAATCGTTTCGTCCCTACTGCCCTCACTTCACGATCCCATGACGCAATGCCAATACACGGAACGAAACATTCCCGTTAACGATTTCTACGAGACGGTATCACGGTCGAAAGAGGATTGGTATTTTGTCCCACTGCTGGAACAAGGTCGTCGGGCACTGGAAGAGATAAATGTGAAAAACG GACTCGCATTTGACGAGTGGGATCTGGAGTACTACACCAACTTGTTCGTGAAGGTACTCAAGCGTAACCCGACGAATGTGGAGCTGTTCGATTGTGCGCAGTGTAACAGCGAACATTCACGGCATTGGTTCTTTAAGGGAAAAATTACGGTCGATGGAAAGCCGAAAAAACAGTCGCTGATTGAGATGATTTGTGACACTCAGCATCATACGAATCCCAACAACACGGTCAAGTTTAGTGACAACAGTAGCGCCATCAAAGGATATCAGTATACGGCGCTCCGTGCATCCTGTTTCGATGGTCCCGGCAAGTTTGTACAACGATCGGTGCAGTCGGATTTGATCTTCACGGCCGAAACACACAACATGCCTACGGCGGTGTCACCGTTCAGTGGAGCAACCACTGGTACCGGTGGTCGGTTGCGCGATGTTCAGAGCATTGGTCGTGGTGGATTACCGATTGCCGGTACGGCGGGTTACTGTGTGGGTATGCTAAACATTCCCGGCCAGAAGCTACCGTACGAGAGTGAGCAGGACTATCCGGGATCTTTCGCACGCCCATTGAAGGTGTTGATTGAGGCGAGCGATGGTGCTTCGGATTATGGTAACAAGTTTGGCGAACCGGTGATCTGTGGTTTTGCCATTTCTTATGGTACGGTGCAATCGGATGGAGAGCGAAAGGAATACGTGAAGCCAATCATGTTTAGTGGCGGTGTCGGTACGATGGATTCAGTGCTGGTAGACAAGAAGGATCCCAAAAAGG GCATGTTGCTGGCTAAGATCGGTGGTCCAGTGTACCGCATCGGAGTCGGTGGCGGTGCGGCCAGTTCAGTTGAGGTGCAGGGCGACAGCACAAACACGGAGCTAGACTTTAACGCCGTTCAGCGTGGCGATGCAGAGATGGAAAACAAGCTGAATCGCGTAGTCCGTGCCTGTATCGAGCTGGGCGATCGTAATCCGATCCTGGCCATCCACGACCAGGGTGCCGGTGGTAACTGTAATGTGCTGAAGGAGCTGGTCGAGCCGGGTTGTGCCGGTGCAGTGATATTCTCCAAGACGTTTCAACTCGGTGATCCAACCATCTCGACGCTGGAACTGTGGGGTGCAGAATATCAGGAGAATAATGCCGTCTTGTTAGATGCACGTGATCGCGATCTGCTGCAGCGCATCTGCGATCGTGAAAGATGTCCAGTTTCGTTCGTGGGTCAGGTCACCGGCACTGGGTATGTGACGCTGCTGGAGGGAGAATTCGATGGTGCTGCGGAAAAGTTTGCCGACCGTACGAAGTGTACACGGGAGCTTTCGCACGTTCCGTTCGATATGCATCTCGATCACGTACTAGGCAAGATGCCACAGAAGGAATTCCTCCTGCAACACATGAGCGAACGGTTGGATGAGTTCCAGCTTACGGCAAATGTGAAGCTGGCAGATGCGTTGAATCTTGTTCTTTCTGCTGCTACCGTGGGCAGCAAACGCTACCTGACGAACAAGGTCGATCGTTCGGTGACGGGATTAATTGCTCAGCAGCAGTGCGTTGGACCACTGCACACACCCCTGGCTGACTTTGGGCTGGTCGCTGTATCACACTTTGCGCGCGAAGGCATTGCAACGTCGATCGGTGCCCAACCGATCAAGGGTCTGGTCGACCCGGCCAAGGCGGCTCGCATGACGGTAGCGGAAGCGCTTTCCAATCTGGTGTTCGTTGGCATTAGCGAGCTGGCGGACGTGAAGTGCTCGGGCAACTGGATGTGGGCGGCAAAGGTGCCCGGCGAAGGCGCCAAGTTGGTCGATGCGTGTGAAGCGATGTGTGAGCTAATGAGCCAACTGCAGATTGCGATCGACGGTGGTAAGGATTCGCTATCGATGGCGGCACGTGTGAATGGTAAAACGGTCGTCAGTCCTGGTACGCTCGTCGTATCCACGTACGCGCCTTGTCCGGATGTAACGATGAAAGTAACGCCCGATCTGAAGGCGGCTTCACTAGGAACGGATACTACGCTGCTGTATGTTGCGGTTGAAGGGTTGCGTTTCCGTCTAGGTGGTTCCGTGTTGGCGCAGTGTTATGGAAAGCTTGGTGGCGATTGCCCAGATGTGAGCAACGCCGAGTGTTTGAAGAATGCATTCAATGTGACGCAGGAACTGTTGCGCAAGAGACTGTTGCTGTCTGGACACGATTGTAGCGACGGAGGCCTGATCACAGCGTTGCTGGAGATGGCCTTCGCCGGTTTGACATCGGTTGAGATAAACCTGGAACAACTGCTTGCTTCGGCTGATGCCTCTAACATGGAAGCGTCCGCCATCCGTGTGCTCTTTGCGGAGGAATGTGGCTGGGTGTTGGaagtgcagcaacagcacgcTTCCGCCGTACTGGATGCATTCCGCAAAGCTACCGTTCCATGTTACACTGTGGGTCGTGGCGTTGCCGTGGCCGACCTACATTCGCGACAGTCCGTGACGGTTCGTGTCGGTGCGaaggtgttgctgctgcaggaCTGTCTGTTCAATCTGTTCAACCGCTGGGAATCGACCAGCTTCGAGATTGAAAAGCTACAGAAGGCAAAAGCAAGTGCGATCGAAGAGTACACCGGTATTGAGCGTCGTACGGGACCACATTACAACGTCAGCTTCAATCCGGACACGGTGTATGCCGATCTGAAGCTGAGTGCGACCGGTCCGAAGGTGGCCCTGATTCGCGAGGAAGGAACCAACGGTGATCGCGAGATGGCGGCTGCACTGTTCAGCGCCGGTTTCGAGGTGCACGATGTGGTGATGAACGATCTGCTGCAGGGTCGTACCACGCTCGATCGCTACCGTGGTATTGTTTTCCCCG GTGGATTCAGTTACGCCGATACGCTCGGTTCAGCGAAGGGATGGGCCGCCTGCATTCAGTACAACGACACGATCGCACCACAGTTCGAACAATTCCGCCAGCGCAAGGATACGTTCTCGCTCGGTGTGTGCAACGGTTGTCAGCTGATGGGGCTGATCGGTTGGGTCGACACGGGACTCGCTGCGGTACCGTCCGCTGCCAGCGTGCCGGAAATTGTTCTGGTTGGCAATCGTTCGGAGAAATTTGAAAGCCGCTGGGTTACGTTGCGAGTTCCCGCGAGTCGATCGATCATGTTGCGCCGTTTGGCTGGGAGCGTGCTCGGATGCTGGGTTGCACACGCTGAAGGTCGGTTCTCGTACCGTAGCGAGGCGACCCGTGACCGTTTGCAGATGAGCCAGTGCGTTACGCTGCAGTACGTGGATGACGCCGGTAACCCAACCGAACTGTACCCGATGAACCCGAACGGTAGTGAGCTCGGTATTGCGGGTATTTGCTCACCTGATGGACGTCATCTAGCCATCATGCCCCATCCGGAGCGCTGCGTACAGATGTGGCAATGGCCGTACGTGACGATGGACTTCCCGTACAAGAATGCATCACCCTGGATGTCGATGTTCCGGGAAGCGTACCTGTGGTGCCAGCAGTAG